One Rosa chinensis cultivar Old Blush chromosome 5, RchiOBHm-V2, whole genome shotgun sequence genomic region harbors:
- the LOC112164046 gene encoding protein OCTOPUS, producing MTQHRQAQAQAQPHRRSTCHRHPTTPITGFCAPCLSERLAGLDSSSPSAAVAPQNAHSGSSELRRSKSCCGTRPESSAYPPEPPRRKSCDVRNRNTLSELFNIDDHRKGLPRRFEIDSSGQGFELKEEPEEEHNGDETRASDAEFKTMKELIDLELQRKKGNGRDLREIAGTFWETASNKVRQWRRKQKPKKLESEGLGSEKRSARRGLRETQSEVGEYALGRRSCDTDLDPGRMSLDEPRASWDGYMSSRAYPRMTPMVSVVEDVKMSEEEGLENLERSPGGSAQTKDYYFSQTRRRRSFERSSACAHSSKGVMPAQVDELKLVSNGATELFYGAKLLITEKELMESSSSNSKSVEEDGVVGVVVLAALKKPQKWHKRWKFWGLMQRKSQAKHGGGAQEESWKKLRRVANGEANNASVSQKLIRSYSVSCRNSCKMVGLFSNVSTVESKGNGLKTLHRNRSARYSPSNLDHGLLRFYLTPLRSYRRSESWKSRLPNNNSPQTLAKNVL from the exons ATGACCCAACACCGccaagcccaagcccaggcCCAACCCCACCGCCGCTCCACCTGTCACCGTCACCCCACCACACCCATCACCGGATTCTGCGCCCCTTGCCTCAGCGAACGCCTCGCCGGCCTCGACTCCTCCTCCCCTTCCGCCGCCGTTGCTCCCCAGAACGCGCATTCCGGGTCTTCGGAGCTCCGGCGCAGCAAATCGTGCTGCGGGACCCGACCCGAGTCGTCGGCCTACCCGCCGGAGCCTCCTCGGCGCAAGTCGTGCGACGTCAGGAACCGGAACACTCTCTCGGAGCTCTTCAACATCGATGACCACCGGAAGGGCCTGCCCAGAAGGTTCGAGATCGATTCCAGCGGCCAAGGTTTCGAATTGAAAGAAGAGCCGGAGGAGGAGCACAATGGGGATGAAACCAGGGCTTCGGACGCGGAGTTCAAGACGATGAAGGAGCTGATAGATCTCGAGTTGCAGAGGAAGAAGGGCAACGGTCGAGATTTGAGAGAAATCGCAGGGACATTTTGGGAAACTGCCTCGAACAAAGTGAGGCAATGGCGCCGGAAGCAGAAGCCCAAGAAGCTCGAAAGCGAGGGTTTGGGGTCGGAGAAGCGAAGCGCGAGGCGTGGGTTGAGGGAGACCCAATCGGAGGTGGGAGAGTACGCATTGGGCCGGAGATCGTGCGATACGGATCTGGATCCGGGTCGGATGTCGTTGGATGAGCCTCGGGCTTCGTGGGACGGGTACATGAGCTCGAGAGCGTACCCAAGGATGACTCCGATGGTTTCGGTGGTGGAGGATGTGAAAATGAGTGAGGAGGAGGGTTTGGAGAACTTGGAGAGGAGTCCCGGGGGGTCGGCTCAGACTAAAGACTACTACTTTTCGCAGACGAGGCGGCGCCGGAGCTTTGAGAGGTCGAGTGCTTGTGCTCATAGTAGCAAAGGGGTAATGCCGGCGCAGGTGGATGAGTTGAAGCTGGTGTCGAATGGCGCTACGGAGTTGTTCTATGGGGCGAAGCTGCTGATTACGGAGAAGGAATTGATGGAGTCGAGTTCTTCGAATTCAAAGTCTGTGGAAGAGGATGGTGTGGTGGGGGTGGTGGTGTTGGCAGCATTGAAG AAGCCGCAGAAATGGCACAAGAGGTGGAAGTTCTGGGGTTTGATGCAGAGGAAAAGCCAGGCGAAACATGGTGGTGGTGCTCAAGAAGAGTCTTGGAAAAAGCTGAGGAGGGTTGCTAATGGAGAAGCCAATAATGCCTCTGTGAGCCAGAAGCTGATTCGAAGCTACAGTGTCAGCTGCAGAAACTCCTGCAAAATGGTGGGTTTGTTTAGTAATGTGAGCACTGTAGAGAGCAAAGGCAATGGCTTGAAGACGTTGCATAGGAACCGGAGCGCACGTTACTCACCGAGTAATCTTGATCACGGCCTCTTGAGGTTTTACTTGACGCCGTTGAGGAGTTATAGGAGGAGCGAATCGTGGAAGAGTAGGCTGCCAAACAACAACTCCCCGCAGACTTTGGCCAAGAATGTGTTGTAA
- the LOC112167130 gene encoding uncharacterized protein LOC112167130, with translation MTWKRYQQAQAGYQAAKSLNAQKFLKKIGCGKEDHHFWKQIGKALLCTYTLGGVAWLYNETSPLGWWTLKPRPKEERELAHLYERREFPYPGDEEAMEEFVAKGGMIGTTIGPKGFIETDKDALNYQKELQNKKFEQEAQKLWIRMRNEVVSELQEKGYDVE, from the exons ATGACTTGGAAGCGGTATCAGCAGGCTCAAGCAG GTTACCAGGCGGCGAAATCGTTGAATGCCCAGAAGTTCCTGAAGAAAATAGGATGCGGCAAGGAGGACCACCACTTCTGGAAACAAATCGGCAAGGCGTTACTGTGCACGTACACTCTAGGTGGAGTAGCTTGGCTCTACAATGAGACATCGCCGCTCGGATGGTGGACACTGAAGCCTCGTCCCAAGGAGGAGAGGGAGTTAGCTCACTTGTATGAGCGGCGAGAGTTTCCATACCCGGGAGACGAAGAAGCAATGGAAGAGTTTGTGGCCAAGGGAGGTATGATTGGCACGACAATTGGTCCGAAAGGGTTCATTGAGACGGATAAAGATGCACTGAACTATCAGAAGGAGTTGCAGAACAAGAAGTTTGAGCAGGAGGCTCAGAAGCTGTGGATCAGGATGAGGAATGAGGTGGTTTCGGAGCTTCAAGAGAAGGGCTATGACGTTGAGTGA
- the LOC112164044 gene encoding uncharacterized protein LOC112164044, producing the protein MKKKAKESLELSQDESEAASRIVVPVQRPGESSIYNMFSLRGIRVDRAQPGLVVCTLKVPPRLTDRAGNLAQGAIANLVDVVGASVAYIHGLPMNVSVDISVSFMSKAKLDVSNPSSTYTVIHSSH; encoded by the exons ATGAAAAAGAAGGCGAAAGAGTCTCTGGAGCTGAGCCAGGACGAGTCAGAGGCCGCGTCGAGAATCGTCGTTCCGGTTCAGCGACCCGGCGAGTCGAGCATATACAATATGTTCTCTCTTAGAGGCATCCGAGTCGACCGAGCCCAACCCGGACTCGTCGTCTGTACTCTCAAGGTCCCTCCCCGCCTCACT GATAGAGCTGGAAATTTGGCCCAAGGTGCAATTGCAAACCTTGTTGATGTAGTTGGTGCTTCTGTAGCATATATTCACGGTCTCCCTATGAATGTTTCCGTAGACATATCTGTCTCCTTCATGTCAAAGGCAAAGCTTGATGTAAGCAACCCTTCTTCGACATATACAGTGATCCATAGCAGCCACTGA